A section of the Ornithinimicrobium sufpigmenti genome encodes:
- a CDS encoding Lrp/AsnC family transcriptional regulator, with amino-acid sequence MSETVDELDARLLALLDEDPQIGVLGASRALGVARGTVQARLDKMVRRGVIASFAPSLDPAALGYPVMAFTTLEIRQGTGGGPVVDHVSGIPEVLEAHTITGSGDVMLRVVARDNAHLQQVIDLVVSHPLVDRSSTLIALSTRIPYRTMPLVRRSAGSS; translated from the coding sequence ATGTCGGAGACGGTGGACGAGCTCGACGCCCGGTTGCTGGCCCTGCTGGACGAGGATCCACAGATCGGGGTGCTGGGTGCGTCTCGGGCCCTGGGGGTGGCGCGGGGGACGGTGCAGGCCCGCCTGGACAAGATGGTCCGTCGTGGGGTGATCGCCAGCTTCGCCCCGTCGTTGGACCCGGCTGCTCTGGGGTACCCCGTGATGGCCTTCACCACCCTGGAGATCCGCCAGGGCACCGGGGGCGGGCCTGTCGTCGATCATGTCTCCGGCATCCCGGAGGTGCTCGAGGCGCACACCATCACCGGCTCCGGCGACGTGATGCTCAGGGTGGTCGCGCGGGACAACGCCCACCTGCAGCAGGTCATCGACCTGGTCGTCAGCCACCCCCTGGTGGACCGTTCCTCGACCCTGATCGCGCTGTCCACCCGGATCCCCTACCGCACCATGCCCCTGGTCCGGCGCAGCGCCGGGTCCTCGTGA
- a CDS encoding IclR family transcriptional regulator, whose amino-acid sequence MTSAAETSQTLDRGLQVLQLLGSAGGSAGMTISALAQELGVGRAIVYRLVATLQARDFVTRGEDGRVRLGLGVTRLQLSVRPMLVELARPLLRELADQVGATAHLTVADGEQALALVVVEPSWTDFHVSYRVGSRHPLDRGAAGRAILAGRRSGDSLPVATTGELQPGAHGVAAWVPDVPGLEASVGVVTMGPPPPVQDKVVAAARALARSLTGQIC is encoded by the coding sequence GTGACCTCGGCCGCGGAGACCTCTCAGACCCTCGACCGGGGGCTGCAGGTGCTCCAGCTGCTGGGCAGTGCCGGGGGCTCGGCAGGGATGACGATCTCGGCCTTGGCGCAGGAGCTCGGCGTGGGGCGGGCGATCGTCTACCGGCTCGTGGCGACGCTGCAGGCCCGCGACTTCGTCACCCGCGGGGAGGACGGGCGGGTGCGGCTCGGGCTGGGCGTGACCCGGCTGCAGCTGTCCGTGCGGCCGATGCTGGTGGAGCTGGCCCGGCCGTTGCTGCGTGAGCTCGCCGACCAGGTCGGCGCCACGGCCCACCTCACCGTCGCCGACGGGGAGCAAGCGCTGGCCCTCGTCGTGGTCGAGCCGAGCTGGACCGACTTCCACGTCTCCTACCGGGTCGGCAGCCGACACCCGCTGGACCGGGGTGCCGCCGGGCGGGCCATTCTCGCCGGGCGGCGCAGCGGGGACAGCCTGCCCGTCGCCACGACCGGCGAGCTGCAGCCGGGCGCGCACGGGGTCGCCGCATGGGTGCCGGACGTCCCCGGCCTGGAAGCCTCCGTCGGGGTGGTGACCATGGGCCCACCTCCGCCTGTCCAGGACAAGGTCGTCGCAGCCGCCCGCGCGCTCGCCCGCAGTCTCACCGGTCAGATCTGCTGA
- a CDS encoding type IV toxin-antitoxin system AbiEi family antitoxin domain-containing protein, with amino-acid sequence MDSLGMVRAALEAHDRVLTTEDLDRLGLSPAAIRQLVAGGELHRYRRSAFIDGHLWRAAPPWERHALRARAVARSLGLPTGPYLLSHHSALVLHGVGVFGVDDLVHLVRTDGGRGRKDGTVHVHAPVPPSFAAPIPATPSGLPTVTVAHACAQVAAAFGTEAGLVSADAALRQDLTSPALLVRAAQDVTGRVASVVHDGMQLADGRSGSAGESRTRWLLHWLAMPLPELQAVIRDASGDLVAITDFLFRDQWTVVEFDGALKYATAADLVAEKLREDRLRELGYEVVRVTWADLEHPARVVARIRAAFVRAAARRTRAA; translated from the coding sequence ATGGACAGCCTGGGTATGGTGCGGGCCGCGCTGGAGGCGCACGACCGGGTGCTCACGACCGAGGACCTGGACCGTCTCGGCCTCAGCCCCGCCGCGATCCGTCAGCTGGTGGCTGGCGGCGAGCTGCACCGCTACCGTCGTTCCGCCTTCATCGACGGGCATCTCTGGCGCGCCGCTCCGCCCTGGGAGCGCCATGCGCTGCGGGCGCGAGCCGTCGCCCGGTCCCTCGGCCTGCCCACCGGCCCCTACCTCCTGAGCCACCACTCCGCGCTCGTCCTGCACGGTGTCGGGGTGTTCGGCGTCGACGACCTGGTGCATCTGGTGCGCACCGACGGCGGCCGCGGCCGCAAGGACGGCACCGTGCACGTTCACGCACCGGTGCCGCCGAGCTTCGCTGCACCGATCCCCGCAACGCCCAGCGGGCTACCGACGGTGACGGTGGCGCACGCCTGCGCGCAGGTGGCAGCAGCATTCGGCACCGAGGCGGGCCTGGTCAGCGCCGACGCCGCACTGCGGCAGGACCTCACCTCACCGGCCCTGCTCGTCAGGGCCGCGCAGGACGTCACGGGCCGAGTGGCCTCCGTCGTCCATGACGGGATGCAGCTCGCCGACGGACGGAGCGGCTCCGCCGGCGAGAGCCGCACCAGGTGGCTGCTGCACTGGCTGGCGATGCCGCTGCCGGAGCTGCAGGCCGTGATCCGCGACGCCTCGGGAGACCTCGTCGCCATCACCGACTTCCTGTTCCGCGACCAGTGGACCGTCGTGGAGTTCGACGGTGCGCTGAAGTACGCCACGGCGGCTGACCTGGTGGCGGAGAAGCTGCGGGAGGACCGGCTGAGGGAGCTCGGCTACGAGGTCGTGCGGGTCACCTGGGCCGACCTGGAGCACCCCGCACGGGTGGTGGCCCGAATCCGAGCGGCTTTCGTCCGTGCGGCGGCCCGACGGACCAGGGCCGCCTGA
- a CDS encoding DEAD/DEAH box helicase, which produces MSTAAASHLPPAYPERAAWGTAGKLRAWQAAALEQYLTERPRDFLAVATPGAGKTTFALRVATELLDRGEVQRITIVAPTEHLKIQWAEAAAKVGIRIDPRFANAQGRHGREYDGVAVTYAGVASKPLLHRARTEAARTLVILDEIHHGGDALSWGEAVREAFEPAQRRLALTGTPFRSDTAAIPFVRYEMDAEGILRSAADYTYGYAEALRDGVVRPVLFLSYGGTMRWRTKVGDELEVRLGEPLTKDVTKQAWRTALDPSGEWVPSVLRAADKRLTEVRRHVDDAGGLVIASDQRSARAYAKQLHELTGERPTVVLSDDSGASARIEEFAEGTSRWMVAVRMVSEGVDVPRLCVGVYATSTSTPLFFAQAVGRFVRARRRGETASIFLPNVSLLLAHAGSMEQERDHALNKKKDDDGEQLWSEEDGLLAAANAQDNASGELEGSFEALGSDAEFDHVLFDAEQFGLGGLPGSEDEEEFLGLPGLLEPDQVAHVLRERQKKQVGRGGGQERAQAVSAHRALAEHRKELNKLVSAYAQKKGQPHAVVHAELRRVCGGPELATASSEQVQARIEKIRHWFVGRR; this is translated from the coding sequence ATGTCGACTGCTGCCGCCTCCCATCTGCCTCCCGCCTATCCCGAGCGCGCCGCCTGGGGGACCGCCGGAAAGCTGCGCGCCTGGCAGGCGGCGGCGCTGGAGCAGTACCTCACCGAACGGCCCCGCGACTTCCTCGCGGTGGCCACCCCAGGCGCCGGCAAGACCACCTTCGCCCTGCGCGTGGCCACCGAGCTGCTCGACCGCGGCGAGGTGCAGCGGATCACCATCGTCGCCCCCACCGAGCACCTGAAGATCCAGTGGGCGGAGGCGGCTGCGAAGGTCGGCATCCGCATCGACCCGCGCTTCGCCAACGCGCAGGGCCGGCACGGCCGCGAGTATGACGGGGTGGCGGTCACCTACGCCGGGGTGGCGAGCAAGCCTCTGCTGCACCGGGCCCGCACCGAGGCTGCCCGCACGCTCGTCATCCTCGACGAGATCCATCACGGCGGTGACGCGCTCTCCTGGGGCGAGGCCGTCCGGGAGGCCTTCGAGCCGGCACAGCGACGGCTGGCGCTCACCGGCACCCCTTTCCGTTCGGACACCGCGGCGATCCCGTTCGTGCGCTACGAGATGGATGCCGAGGGGATCCTGCGCTCGGCCGCGGACTACACCTACGGCTACGCGGAGGCCCTGCGGGACGGCGTGGTGCGGCCGGTGCTCTTCCTGTCCTACGGCGGCACCATGCGCTGGCGGACCAAGGTCGGCGACGAGCTGGAGGTCCGGCTGGGCGAGCCGCTGACCAAGGACGTGACCAAGCAGGCCTGGCGCACCGCGCTGGACCCGTCGGGGGAGTGGGTGCCGTCGGTGCTGCGCGCGGCCGACAAGCGGCTGACCGAGGTGCGCCGGCACGTCGACGACGCCGGCGGCCTGGTCATCGCCTCCGACCAGCGCTCGGCCCGCGCGTATGCCAAGCAGCTGCACGAGCTGACCGGCGAGCGGCCCACGGTGGTGCTCTCCGACGACTCCGGCGCCTCGGCCCGCATCGAGGAGTTTGCGGAGGGGACCTCGCGCTGGATGGTCGCGGTCCGCATGGTCTCCGAGGGTGTCGACGTCCCCCGGTTGTGCGTCGGGGTCTACGCCACCTCCACCTCGACCCCTCTCTTCTTCGCCCAGGCCGTGGGCCGGTTCGTCCGGGCGCGGCGCCGTGGCGAGACCGCCTCGATCTTCCTGCCCAACGTCTCCCTCCTTCTCGCGCACGCCGGTTCGATGGAGCAGGAGCGTGACCACGCCCTCAACAAGAAGAAGGACGACGACGGCGAGCAGCTGTGGTCGGAGGAGGACGGGCTGCTGGCTGCCGCCAACGCCCAGGACAACGCCTCCGGCGAGCTGGAGGGCAGTTTCGAGGCGCTCGGCTCCGACGCCGAGTTCGACCACGTCCTCTTCGACGCCGAGCAGTTCGGCCTCGGCGGCCTGCCCGGCTCGGAGGACGAGGAGGAGTTTCTCGGGCTGCCCGGCCTCCTCGAGCCGGACCAGGTGGCGCACGTCCTGCGCGAGCGGCAGAAGAAGCAGGTCGGCCGCGGTGGCGGTCAGGAACGGGCGCAGGCCGTCTCGGCCCACCGTGCGCTGGCCGAGCACCGCAAGGAGCTGAACAAGCTCGTCTCGGCCTACGCCCAGAAGAAGGGCCAGCCGCACGCGGTCGTCCACGCCGAGCTGCGCCGGGTATGCGGTGGCCCCGAGCTCGCCACCGCCTCCAGCGAGCAGGTGCAGGCACGGATCGAGAAGATCCGTCACTGGTTCGTCGGGCGCCGTTAG
- a CDS encoding DUF3039 domain-containing protein, whose amino-acid sequence METRMSDQPLDAPEAPEAPMSPQTQTALLEREDTRVDPDLQEPGDHERFAHYVRKEKIMESAMTGNPVIALCGKVWVPGRDPEKFPVCPMCKEIYEGLREPQDGGSGSGGSGGPGGGGGGEG is encoded by the coding sequence ATGGAGACCCGCATGTCCGACCAGCCGCTCGATGCTCCTGAGGCTCCCGAGGCCCCCATGTCGCCGCAGACGCAGACGGCGCTGCTGGAGCGGGAGGACACCCGGGTCGATCCGGACCTGCAGGAGCCCGGCGACCACGAGCGGTTCGCGCACTACGTGCGCAAGGAGAAGATCATGGAGTCCGCGATGACCGGCAACCCGGTGATCGCGCTGTGCGGCAAGGTGTGGGTGCCCGGCCGCGACCCCGAGAAGTTCCCCGTCTGCCCCATGTGCAAGGAGATCTACGAGGGCCTGCGCGAGCCGCAGGACGGCGGGTCGGGCAGCGGCGGCAGCGGCGGACCCGGTGGCGGCGGCGGTGGCGAGGGCTGA
- a CDS encoding PQQ-dependent sugar dehydrogenase — protein sequence MTRRAPMALVVALVLAGCGAGGADSATEAGETSGEAASGALTTGVQQPDPVDETSGEGADGAAATDAGGDRPTDSFAVTEQGTFDEGWAMTFLPGTDHLLITERGGALKLRDQTTGEVTEVSGVPQVHHSGQAGMHDVIPSPSFEQDGTIYLSWVRRTDDGVQGVVGRGTLDTDAAALSDVEVLWQQTPRSGDGHFSLRMLIQDDHLFVTSGDRQELTPAQGLDTNLGKVLRLTLDGEPAPGNPWADQGGVAAELWTIGHRNPLGIAEDSRGRIWVSEMGPQGGDELNLVVAGENYGWPEASMGVHYGGADIPDHETGDGFQAPAAWWVPSISPGNLLIYSGELFAGWADSALLGGLSGQNLVRVALDGEQADVVDGWDMGERVREVEQAPDGGAIWVLEDGPGGRLLELRPEPTR from the coding sequence ATGACGCGTCGCGCCCCCATGGCCTTGGTGGTCGCCCTCGTCCTCGCCGGGTGCGGGGCGGGCGGTGCGGACAGTGCGACGGAGGCCGGCGAGACCAGCGGCGAGGCCGCGAGCGGTGCGCTGACGACTGGTGTCCAGCAGCCAGATCCGGTCGACGAGACCAGCGGCGAGGGCGCGGACGGTGCGGCGGCGACTGACGCCGGCGGGGACCGCCCGACCGACTCGTTCGCGGTCACCGAGCAGGGCACCTTCGACGAGGGCTGGGCGATGACCTTCCTGCCCGGGACCGACCACCTGCTCATCACCGAACGCGGGGGCGCCCTGAAGCTGCGCGACCAGACGACCGGCGAGGTCACCGAGGTCAGCGGCGTCCCGCAGGTGCACCACTCAGGGCAGGCGGGGATGCACGACGTCATCCCGTCTCCCTCCTTCGAGCAGGACGGGACGATCTACCTCAGCTGGGTCCGCAGGACCGACGACGGGGTACAGGGCGTGGTCGGCCGGGGCACGCTCGACACGGACGCGGCCGCCCTCTCCGACGTCGAGGTGCTGTGGCAGCAGACTCCGCGGTCCGGGGACGGGCACTTCTCGTTGCGGATGCTCATCCAGGATGACCACCTGTTCGTCACGTCCGGCGACCGACAGGAACTGACCCCTGCGCAGGGGCTGGACACCAACCTCGGCAAGGTCCTGCGGCTGACCCTCGACGGGGAGCCGGCACCGGGCAACCCGTGGGCCGACCAGGGCGGGGTTGCCGCCGAGCTGTGGACCATCGGTCACCGCAACCCGCTGGGCATCGCGGAAGACTCCCGCGGACGGATCTGGGTCTCGGAGATGGGGCCGCAGGGCGGCGACGAGCTCAACCTGGTGGTGGCGGGCGAGAACTACGGCTGGCCCGAGGCCTCCATGGGCGTGCACTACGGCGGTGCCGACATCCCGGACCACGAAACCGGCGACGGCTTCCAGGCCCCGGCCGCCTGGTGGGTCCCGTCCATCTCGCCCGGCAACCTGCTCATCTACTCGGGCGAGCTGTTCGCCGGATGGGCGGACAGTGCGCTGCTGGGCGGCCTGTCCGGGCAGAACCTGGTGAGGGTCGCGCTCGACGGCGAGCAGGCCGACGTGGTGGACGGGTGGGACATGGGCGAGCGGGTCCGCGAGGTCGAGCAGGCCCCCGACGGCGGCGCGATCTGGGTGCTGGAGGACGGTCCGGGCGGCCGGCTGCTCGAGCTGCGGCCCGAGCCCACGAGGTAG
- a CDS encoding YqgE/AlgH family protein, with amino-acid sequence MTERSAWAPAGHVTGELLVATPMTGEPFEHAVVLVLHHDEEGAHGLVLNQPLDAGVDVVLPEWQPFVTSPGVLFRGGPVGMDTAMGLVSVPGHDPGDPPLGTQLLFGGIGLVDLDAPAPLVVPELGAFRIFVGYSGWGPGQLDGEIRQGAWYVIPREPRDPFHEDTSELWREVLLRQRSAVSFATTWTPDADQN; translated from the coding sequence ATGACCGAGCGCAGCGCCTGGGCTCCTGCCGGGCACGTCACCGGCGAGCTGCTCGTCGCGACCCCGATGACGGGAGAGCCGTTCGAGCATGCAGTCGTGCTCGTGCTCCACCACGACGAGGAGGGCGCCCACGGGCTGGTGCTCAACCAGCCCCTGGACGCCGGCGTCGACGTCGTCCTGCCCGAGTGGCAGCCGTTCGTGACCTCGCCCGGGGTGCTCTTCCGGGGCGGGCCGGTCGGGATGGACACGGCGATGGGTCTGGTCAGCGTGCCGGGCCACGACCCCGGCGACCCGCCGCTCGGCACGCAGCTGCTCTTCGGCGGCATCGGCCTGGTCGACCTCGACGCCCCCGCACCGCTGGTCGTGCCGGAGCTCGGCGCCTTCCGCATCTTCGTCGGCTACAGCGGATGGGGACCCGGCCAGCTGGACGGCGAGATCCGCCAGGGTGCCTGGTACGTCATACCCCGCGAGCCCCGCGACCCCTTCCACGAGGACACCTCCGAGCTCTGGCGCGAGGTCCTGCTGCGTCAGCGCTCCGCGGTCTCCTTCGCCACCACCTGGACCCCGGACGCCGACCAAAACTGA
- a CDS encoding NAD-dependent malic enzyme — protein sequence MSPVPSVSNSITVRLELPARVTAVSEITTAVADVGGMVTAVDISESGTERLQADLTIATHGTRHAAEVVEAISQVDGVEIGRVSDRTFLAHLGGKLEVKSKLPIRNRDDLSLVYTPGVAKICQAIAQNPEDARSLTIKRNTVAVVTDGSAVLGLGDIGPLAALPVMEGKAALFKRFADIDAFPICLDAHDADEIVRIVKALSPGFAGINLEDISAPRCFYIEDRLRRELDIPVFHDDQHGTAIVALAALKNALRVVEKELGEVKVVMSGAGAAGSAIIRLLLLAGVTDLIVADVDGVIHSRRPDVMRGDNGNLAWIASQTNRAMETGTLKEALVGADVFIGVSAGNILTGDDIAQMNEDAIVFAMANPVPEVDPVEAGRHATVVATGRSDFANQINNVLVFPGVFRGLLDAASGHIDDDMLLAAASALADVVTPDELNPTYIIPSVFNPQATKAVAQAVEAAARRDREEREKQEKGEKGEKVEEGTA from the coding sequence ATGAGCCCTGTGCCCTCCGTGTCCAACTCCATCACCGTCCGGCTCGAGCTGCCCGCCCGGGTGACCGCGGTCTCCGAGATCACCACCGCCGTGGCCGACGTCGGGGGCATGGTCACCGCCGTTGACATCAGCGAGTCGGGCACTGAGCGGCTGCAGGCCGACCTGACCATCGCCACCCACGGCACCCGCCACGCAGCCGAGGTCGTCGAGGCGATCAGCCAGGTCGACGGGGTCGAGATCGGCCGCGTCAGCGACCGCACCTTCCTGGCGCACCTCGGGGGCAAGCTCGAGGTCAAGTCCAAGCTGCCGATCCGCAACCGCGACGACCTCTCGCTGGTCTACACGCCCGGCGTGGCCAAGATCTGCCAGGCGATCGCGCAGAACCCCGAGGATGCCCGCAGCCTGACCATCAAGCGCAACACGGTCGCGGTCGTCACCGACGGCTCGGCGGTGCTCGGCCTGGGTGACATCGGCCCGCTCGCGGCGCTGCCGGTGATGGAGGGCAAGGCGGCGCTGTTCAAGCGGTTCGCCGACATCGATGCCTTCCCCATCTGCCTCGACGCCCACGACGCCGACGAGATCGTCCGCATCGTCAAGGCCCTGTCGCCCGGCTTCGCCGGGATCAACCTGGAGGACATCTCCGCGCCCCGCTGCTTCTACATCGAGGACCGGCTGCGGCGCGAGCTGGACATCCCGGTCTTCCACGACGACCAGCACGGCACGGCCATCGTCGCGCTCGCCGCGCTGAAGAACGCCCTGCGCGTGGTGGAGAAGGAGCTGGGCGAGGTCAAGGTCGTCATGTCCGGCGCGGGCGCCGCGGGCTCAGCGATCATCCGGCTGCTGCTGCTGGCCGGGGTCACGGACCTCATCGTCGCGGACGTGGACGGGGTCATCCACTCCCGCCGCCCCGACGTGATGCGCGGGGACAACGGCAACCTGGCCTGGATCGCCAGCCAGACCAACCGGGCGATGGAGACCGGCACCCTCAAGGAGGCGCTCGTCGGCGCCGACGTCTTCATCGGGGTCTCGGCCGGCAACATCCTCACCGGCGACGACATCGCGCAGATGAACGAGGACGCCATCGTGTTCGCGATGGCCAACCCGGTCCCCGAGGTGGACCCGGTGGAGGCCGGCCGCCACGCGACAGTCGTCGCCACCGGGCGCAGCGACTTCGCCAACCAGATCAACAACGTCCTGGTCTTCCCCGGCGTCTTCCGCGGTCTGCTCGACGCCGCCAGCGGGCACATCGACGACGACATGCTCCTGGCCGCTGCCTCGGCGCTCGCCGACGTCGTGACCCCGGACGAGCTCAACCCGACCTACATCATCCCCAGCGTCTTCAACCCGCAGGCGACCAAGGCGGTCGCCCAGGCCGTCGAGGCCGCCGCGAGGAGGGACCGCGAGGAGCGCGAGAAGCAGGAGAAGGGCGAGAAGGGCGAGAAGGTCGAGGAGGGCACGGCCTGA